DNA sequence from the Nicotiana tomentosiformis chromosome 3, ASM39032v3, whole genome shotgun sequence genome:
aaaaaaaaattaaaataaaaagaaaaaagaaagaaattaaaaagtaaacTTGTCATTATAGAGTGTAATTATCATCAATTCACACCTCATCTTGAGAATTGGATAGTATAATTATACCTCTTAAATTATATCTAATTTCATGGTGACCAACTAATTATTTGACCAGACAAATATGGCAATTGTGTAATTACATCCGAATCTATTTTCTAGGTGACTTTCCAAACCAGCTGTAATTGCAAATTGAAAATGGCTATGCTGTCCTATTTCTTCAAATAGGAGGAATGGTTCTAGTTGAAAAATCAAAAGGTAAGCGAAGTAATTACAAGTGAATTACCATTGATTGCAAACTTGCAAACACCACGTAACCTTATGTCATTTCACGGGAACACACACTGTTGTCTTTTTTCGTCCATAAAAAATACACACACTCCCCTTTCACACTCACTCTTCCCTTCTTCCTTCTTCCTTCTTCCTCCATTTGTCCTAGCTTACTCTACATTCTCTTCCTAAAATCCTAATGGAGCATCCCTTCTTCATCAATGCCCCCCCCTCTAACCGACCTGAAGCATTGCGTTGGCTATTCATTGCTGAAAAACTCTTAACGAATCGTGACCTAGTCGGCAGCAAATCATTCGCGACCCGTGCACGTGAATCCGACCCAACATTAGCGCCTGCTACCGACCAAATACTCGGCATCGTTGATACTTTAAGCGCCGGCGACAAAAGGATAAACAACCACCACTTCGACTACTACTCTATTCTCCAAATCCCTCCTAACCAAACCCAAAATGCCGACTTCATCGCTGATCAGTATCGCCGATTTGCTCTTCTTCTCAACCCTCAGAACAACAATTTCCCCTTTTCGGATCAAGCTTTTCGCCTTGTTGTTGATGCATTCTCAGTTCTTTCTAACCCCTTGAGAAAAAGTATGTATGATAAGGAGCTGGGTTTCTTCCTTAACCTTTACCCAGTTGCTTCTACACCTACCCCTGTGAATTTTGTGCATCATAGTGCGTATCCTTCATTACCCAGTTCAAATGCAGACCAAATGTTTGTGAGTTTGGCCAGTCAAGATCAAGGGTCACATGCTGCTGGAGTGAGCTTTAGTAGAGACCCAGAAGCTGGAATTTCTATGCCAGTCAAATTTCTGACCCGTGAACAAGAAACTGTGACCTCTATGGCAGGCTCGGTTACAGAGCAACAACATCAGCAACCACAACAACCTGTAACATTTCTGAGACAACAGGCACAACCACCAGTGACGTCTATTTCATTTTCTAACACAGATGAACAACCTGCGACATTCTTGAGTTTGAACCAACCACAGCCGGTAACCTCTGTGagaagcttaaatacagaaaacCCACCATTTGGTATCGGGTTGAGCTCGACACGAGGGCCAGAACCGATGGTTTCTGTAGAGCAGCATGGGAATCAACAACCCCCAGAAAGGAATGAGAATGTGGTAGGGAACAATGAAAACAGGTCTGCTAGTACTAGTGACAATGTGAGTAATGCCAACGAGAAAGAAGGAAATGTAGATGCTTCAGATAATAGGATACCCAGTTTCTGGACTGCATGTCCTTATTGTTATATTATGTATGAGTTCCCTTTGGAATATGCTGATTGTACTTTGCGGTGTCAAAATTGTAAGAGGGCTTTTCAAGCTGTAACAATTGCGTCCCCTCCACCAATTATTGATGGAAAAGACGCTTATTTTTGTTGTTGGGGATTTATGCCTTTAGGATTGTCTTTGGAGAATTTTGAGAGAAATAGAGATAATGGTTCGAGCTGGTCTCCATTTTCGCCGATGTTTACTTGTCCGCATGCTGGGGGGGATGGAGGGAGTAATATACATAATCGTGTTGTTGGAGAACAGAGTAATGTGGATAATCTTGGCGCTTTGCATAATGCAGGTGCATCGATCAGTGGGGATGGACGAGAGCATTTTGCTCCAAGAATAtacgttgatgatgatgatgatgtgttTGTTGAGGTGTCGGAGGCAGGCGAGGAGTCTGATGAGG
Encoded proteins:
- the LOC104085364 gene encoding uncharacterized protein — protein: MEHPFFINAPPSNRPEALRWLFIAEKLLTNRDLVGSKSFATRARESDPTLAPATDQILGIVDTLSAGDKRINNHHFDYYSILQIPPNQTQNADFIADQYRRFALLLNPQNNNFPFSDQAFRLVVDAFSVLSNPLRKSMYDKELGFFLNLYPVASTPTPVNFVHHSAYPSLPSSNADQMFVSLASQDQGSHAAGVSFSRDPEAGISMPVKFLTREQETVTSMAGSVTEQQHQQPQQPVTFLRQQAQPPVTSISFSNTDEQPATFLSLNQPQPVTSVRSLNTENPPFGIGLSSTRGPEPMVSVEQHGNQQPPERNENVVGNNENRSASTSDNVSNANEKEGNVDASDNRIPSFWTACPYCYIMYEFPLEYADCTLRCQNCKRAFQAVTIASPPPIIDGKDAYFCCWGFMPLGLSLENFERNRDNGSSWSPFSPMFTCPHAGGDGGSNIHNRVVGEQSNVDNLGALHNAGASISGDGREHFAPRIYVDDDDDVFVEVSEAGEESDEDWNRNKERNKAKSGKRKSARTGTPSNNAKEQQAVKAKNVEGNNDVNLQDGLATQDGVEMSHVVAVESNKKGIASKTRRQPGTDAKHFGNLDLNVEFSNDVEEPIVQISDENEAGEGEDDTVEVIGFFEGLDEFLSSLPMLNVVDGDKVEAA